One window from the genome of Oryctolagus cuniculus chromosome 1, mOryCun1.1, whole genome shotgun sequence encodes:
- the LOC100344545 gene encoding protein SET produces the protein MAPKRPSSLLPHAKKPRAAPGPRPADTSASRGLLTGEKEQQEAIEHIDEVQNEIDRLNEQASEEILKVEQKYNKLRQPFFQKRSELIAKIPNFWVTTFVNHPQVSALLGEEDEEALHYLTRVEVTEFEDIKSGYRIDFYFDENPYFENKVLSKEFHLNESGDPSSKSTEIKWKSGKDLTKRSSQTQNKASRKRQHEEPESFFTWFTDHSDAGADELGEVIKDDIWPNPLQYYLVPDMDDEEGEGEEDDDDDEEEEGLEDIDEEGDEDEGEEDKDEDEGEEGEEDEGEDD, from the coding sequence ATGGCCCCCAAGCGCCCGTCTTCGCTCCTTCCTCACGCGAAGAAGCCAAGAGCAGCTCCTGGCCCGAGGCCGGCGGACACATCGGCCTCTCGGGGTTTGTTGACCGGAGAAAAAGAACAACAAGAAGCAATTGAACATATTGATGAAGTACAAAATGAAATAGACAGACTTAATGAACAAGCCAGTGAGGAGATTTTGAAAGTAGAACAGAAATATAACAAACTCCGCCAACCATTTTTTCAGAAGAGGTCAGAACTGATCGCCAAAATCCCAAATTTTTGGGTAACAACATTTGTCAACCATCCACAAGTGTCTGCACTGCTtggggaggaggatgaagaggcGCTGCATTATCTGACCAGAGTGGAAGTGACAGAATTTGAAGATATTAAATCAGGTTAcagaatagatttttattttgatgaaaatccttactttgaaaataaagttcTCTCCAAAGAATTCCATCTGAATGAGAGTGGTGACCCGTCTTCGAAGTCCACCGAAATCAAGTGGAAATCTGGGAAGGATTTGACGAAACGTTCAAGTCAAACGCAGAACAAAGCCAGCAGGAAGAGGCAGCACGAGGAGCCAGAGAGCTTCTTCACCTGGTTCACTGACCATTCTGACGCGGGTGCGGATGAGTTAGGAGAGGTCATCAAGGATGATATCTGGCCGAATCCATTACAGTACTACCTGGTTCCTGATATGGATGatgaagaaggggaaggagaagaagatgatgatgatgatgaagaagaagaagggttggaagaCATTGATGAGGAAGGCGACGAGGATGAAGGGGAGGAAGACAAGGATGAGGATgaaggggaagaaggggaggaggatgAAGGAGAAGATGACTAA